The DNA window gtggtaaaagtggttagtgtaaacatgaaaagtggtactatgaaaatggtatttttggcaatttctcaaggattaatttgttttcttattttcccAAAATTTTGTGTTAATTGAGTTTctttatagtatatttttttacataattacATTGGAAGGAATCCAAAGTGAAAttccatttttttgttaactaacccgccataatttgtttttgtttttctttttccttttctttttctttttctttttcatgttcTGAAAAAGTGAAAACTTTTACAGAATGGaaaattttctcttttaatggtactatatagaaaatatatgtttttccAAGTcggtatatatacatatctgtTACGGTCAACAAGTCCGAGATTTTGGGAGCCGTAGACGAGTCAAGAAGGAATTCAATAATTTGGAGACtggaaattattttttacaaatttggagGCTTATTTCCAtgtaaaatttctcaaaaatttTGGGGGCTTAAGATGAATGTTTCATCGGGCTTGGCTCAGGGCCGGCCCTGACGGTCAATAAAAACATCTCCAATCGAACTTCAAATCCTCAAATTTTGAGGCTTTCGTCATTCTAACATAATTTCAAATCtttaaattttgagattttgaatAGTGACACTTCAAATTTGAGATTTCACTATTTAAAACTTCAGAATTATTATTCACTTTTTTTCAATTCTTGCAATTATTTACTTTCACAGATACAactactaattttatttaaaataatttaaatacacccaaataaagtaaaatagaataaatattacatagcactaaaataaaattcacataaatagaagaatatattaaataaatctcacacaaaataaaaatacactaATCAAACttcacataaattaaaaacaaattacataAACATAATTACATATCTTACTTGAGTAGTTTGGTATCTTGTacataatttctaaaatttgtgtgtatgtatattgttttattatatatataatgtatattatgttttataatataataatgtaatattatgtgtcctataatatattaaaagtatattttatatgtatttatgaagttttatcattatgattaattttttgttaatacTAAAGACTATAATACAAATAGACAAaacttttaaagattttttttttaaaattcatggtTGCAGCAATCAATTCTCAAATTCTTATTTTAAGGTTATGCTCCTTTAAAATGAAGTCTTAGGTTGGAGATACTCGAGATTCGATTATTTTCTTTTGCATTTTAtcctattttatatttttgatttcataaaaaaagaTATTCCCATTCTCCACACATCAATAAGGACATGTCCTTTAGCGGTTTAGCTAACGTGAAAGCTATTTCACCAGACATCGTAATtacatggattttttttttcttttctcttttgttttattttaatatgtttgattccttataaaaaaattatacaaatattttctcCTTCATTGCTACAACTgtcatttaatttaattatgtaCTATATAGAAAACAAATCACCTAACTCCGAACGTGAGAcgttaaaacaaaaacatctaCTCACTTCTTTATTACCATTCTGCAATTTGCTAGTAATATTCATTCATTTTAGCAAGATGTTGGTTTACTTTTTAAAACCTTTTTCAATTTTGatgtattaattaatatacAGCTTAAATCAATTCCGCACGACAGTTAATAAGTGTAGTTTTTAtccaattatttatttagtatatatgtctgagatttaactatttaagttttgtttttagtttgtttgtttctcaAGAAATTCGTTAATtggaaaaaacaacaaaatcaaattaagaactaattttttattttttattttttaaaattagctTGAGAGTTGGCTTAGATCTATGAGATTTTGATCTAAAGATCTGCCATCTAGTGGTTCATAAAAAAAAGATCTGCCATCTAAGATTTAACTCCTCtatagaaaatgggtgaaagtagggttaaaaaacaataaatatttagGCAATTTAGGCAAAATCTATATGGGCCTAGCTAAAAGCCCATGAAAACTTGAAAAAGTTGTAAAAGGCATGACGTAACCAACCCAAAACAAACACCTGATCAACCTCTCTTAATTCCGCATCAAGTCACATGTCGTTTTCCGTTTCCCTTAGATTTCCCgggaaaaggaaataaaaaaataaaaaataaaaaaaagtaaaaagaaaaaatacaataaaaagacaGAAGAGGGTTTATGTTTCAACGCTTAGTtaaatctgaagaagaagaaagaagtcaaaactcaaaaacaCTCAATGGAAGATCCTACCGCAAGCAATGTGACTCCTCCTCCATCGAATTCTTCAACTAACATCAATCCAACAACACCGTCGATGAACACTCCGATCATCTCACTAGAGTCACGAATCAACCGTCTGATCAATGCCAACCAGTCTCCATCACCATCACGGTCCATATACTCCGATAGATTCATACCGAGTAGATCCGGATCCAATTACGCGCTCTTCGATCTCGCTAAAGACGGGAGAGAAGACGGAGCAGGATCTTACGCGACTCTGTTACGCGCGGCGATGTTCGGTCCCGAGACGCCGGAGAAACGGGACATCACTGGGTTCTCTACGTCGCGTAATATTTTTCGGTTTAAGACTGAGACGAATCGGCGTACGGATTTGTTTTCGCCGTTTGtgtctgatgatgatgatggtccTGGTGTTAGCCAGAGTCCGATCAAGAAGTTGAGGAAGGTGTCGCGATCGCCCCATAAggttggtgtttttttttttttttgcgttctGTGTCCGATCGTGCATTGTCGGGATGATGTAGATTGTCGAATTAATGACAACGGATCGCGATCatgtgttgtgttttttttagttaGATGTGCATTGATTGTTCCTTTGACGGGTTGTTGCGTAATGTTTTGAGTTTGGAGACTTTAGATTCTCGATCTCGTTGACTTTTGTTATTAGATTTAGTTGATGTGATGAGTCTTGAGGTTAGGTtgattttaaatcaaaccattATTGAAGAATGTTTGTTGTTTACTGTTCTTTCTATAGCTCTTAAGTGTGATTGTTACTGATGTGGTCAAGCTTGATTGGATTTTGGATATTTTGTTTGTGGGTAAATGTCAGGTACTAGATGCACCGGCATTGCAAgatgatttttatttgaatcTTGTGGATTGGTCAGCACAGAATGTTCTTGCGGTGGGACTAGGGAACTGCGTGTATCTGTGGAACGCTTGTAGCAGCAAGGCGAGTGTCCTTATCTCCTCACATTCAAATTTCTAAGAAACTTTTCTAAGAAGGCTTCCTTGAAATTTCAACAGGTAACTAAACTATGTGATCTCGGAGCTGATGAGAGTGTTTGCTCGGTGGGTTGGGCCTTCCGTGGAACTCATCTGGCTGTTGGAACTAGTACCGGGAAAGTACAGGTTACATCTCTTTTACTTTATGTTGTTGTCCATTGCTCTCTACCTCTTTGTCTTTGTTTGTTACTTAGAATCGTAAGTTACAGCATTAAATTTTGTTCTTAATTGTAAAAGATAGCTCATGCCTTATATGGAATCTTTGATCATAATGGAACAATATCAATAGGGTTATTACAAAGATGTTTTTTTCTATATTGATAAGAAATGCTCGAATAAAAGCATCTGTAGGTATTTAAACCTTTGGCAGATAGGATTTGAGGAATTTATGATGTATGATACACATATTAGTTGTGTGTTCTGATAGATATGGGATGCGGCGCGATGCAAGAGAACAAGAACAATGGAAGGACATAGTCTAAGAGTTGGAGCACTGGCATGGAGCTCATCGGTTCTTTCATCTGGTAGCAGAGACGAGAGTATTCTTCAGAGAGATATACGTTGTCAAGAAGATCATGTCAGCAAACTGACTGGTCATAAATCCGAGGTATGCGGACTCAAGTGGTCTCACGATAACAGAGAGTTAGCATCTGGTGGTGGAAGCGACAATCTGGTACGTACCAACTAACTATATTCCAAATTTTCGGTTACATTATATTAAGTCTTCTTTTGAGCATATGGGGgctaaaatagttttttaataaatgtttttctttCAGCTTTTTGTATGGAACCAACATTCAACGCAACCGGTTTTGAAATGTAGTGAACACACAGCAGCGGTTAAAGCCATAGCTTGGTCACCTCATGTTCACGGGCTTCTTGCTTCGGGTGGTGGCACTGCTGATAGGTGCATACGTTTTTGGAATACAACCAAAAATACTCATTTAAGCTCCATAGATACTTGCAGTCAGGTACGTTCATTAACTTTACATGACTTTAACCAACGGTAAGTAACCCTTTCTGTTCTTGCATGTGACAGGTATGCAACCTAGCTTGGTCTAAGAACGTAAACGAGCTGGTTAGCACGCACGGATACTCTCAAAACCAAATCATAGTCTGGAAATACCCAACCATGTCCAAAGTAACAAATCTCCAACCTTTGTATTTGTACTCTGGATTATCAAGTGCTATATGTAACTTATAACCGTctctttttcttaatttgttgGGTTCAGATTGCAACTCTGACTGGTCACACACACCGTGTTCTGTACCTAGCGGTCTCACCAGATGGACAGACGATTGTAACCGGAGCAGGAGATGAAACCTTAAGGTTCTGGAATGTCTTCCCATCCCCTAAATCTCAGGTAAAAAATCAATCAACTCTAATGATcccaaaatgttattttttaagaGGAAAATAATTCGATATTTTTCGTTATATACGCAGAACACGGATAGTGACATTGGGTCGACATTCTTTGGTAGAACAACAATACGGTGAAAAGATCTTCCAAGATGCATAGAGACAGATCATACATAAATATCTCTTGCATTTCTTCAACAGCAGTCAGCAGCCTCTGAGTTGGTCTTCTCAACCAACGTTTTTCACACGGATGCAAAAAAAGATCTATAACCCTTTTGAGATAATAATACCATCTGGGTTCAccacaaaattttcaaactgTATATCTTTattcaaatttttcttttatacgTCATCATACATAAATTTTTGTTGTTCAAATTTTGCCTACGAACACACCATTTTTATAATGAGTccatcaataataaaataaacgcAATAATTCGTTGCCCTATTCTCTATGTATATGTTACTTCTAtgctatcttttttttttttttttgctaaaacttcTATGCTATCTTGCTCTGCTCAATATGCATATGCATATCATGGACATACAAGTGGTATTTTTCTTTAATGAAatctttataatttcaaaatctcAAGACCGGTCCTACGAATATGGTTGTAAATTACAGGTAGACATAGACGAATGGGGTCGGACATACAAAgtcatcttttcttttttttttcgttttataaattcatatttgtTTGGATTGACAATCAAGAGGAAGATTGTGAGGAAAGATACCAAATAGATCCAAAAGAATGATTTGGAATCATTAGAAGCAAGGAGTGGCCGGTACGCTTTGTATCGTAGACCAGCACAAGTCTTTTGCCGTCACTACCAATCTCCTTACCTTCACGTTTCTCCTTTGGTTTCACGTGTTACATCGGTGTGTATTACGCCCTACTAGCATACAAAGAGACTATTCTTATATTAACACTACTTTGGTGATGATGATTGTTATGAATAGTTTGCCATTTCGTTTacgttttcatattttaaaaccaTAGTTTTAGTATATACGCAACGGTCTAACATAAACCAACTTATTTTGACTTCATTACATTTTGATCTGGTGAAATGATATACTTCTGTGATGGAAAAAAAATACTTCTGTGATGGCCTGATGGGTCAAAGACTCAAGTGGAGACGcataatattaaacatttataacTTAATTTAGTACTATTAAACCTACAAATAATCATTATTTTCCTATACCACATCATGTACACTAAACCAAACCAGACCAATATTAGATCTACAAAAGATTTCACTAAAAAGAAACTTGTATATTAGTTGAATCACTAGATTTTCTCCGGACTTGGAGTAGACATTCCCTCGGCCTGAGTCCCAGGGTAGTCAGTAACACCTTCGTTAGTAAGACTATGAGACCAAGGAATGGAGCTAACAGTTGGGAAACAACAACCGCACTCCTCCTTGCACAGAGTCTCAGGGAGAGTCTGAGTCCTGTGACCATCGTGCGAAGTAGCTTCCCAAAGCGGACCCCAACATTCGACTCTGTTGAACTCATCGACATTAGAATGGAAATAAACCCAAACAAGAGCTTCTTGTAACTCGGGATAGCTGTTCAACAGGTTGCCATCTCCGTGAACAATAGCATTCAACACCTAACacacaaatcaaaacaatcatTTTAATCAACAGTTGTCGTATATGAAACAAATTCTTTTACATTGGAAACTTACAACGGGTAGTTCTTTGGAAAAGATGTAGTATCTAAACTTTGGGAAGAGATCTAAGAGGAAATGGGCACCGCTAATGTGACAGTGGACGTGAAGAGACATGTTCCCTTTCACTTTTTTCCATTCTGCTACCACTTCATCTCTGTATATCCTATTTGCCCATCCTTGCAACTATATTATAACATATACACACATACATCAGcctataaattttctaaaaccgTTAAGAGCCTAAAACTAAACGCATACCTGAGAATTGTTAATGGAGTGAGAAATAGCTAGAGTTAGTTTAGCTGTAATGTCACTGTGAGTCAGAGTGTAAGTTCTTGGGAGCGTTGGTGGATGCTTCTTGTCATCAACCCCTAGAAACAATACTTTCAGCTTGGATGATTCGAAGATAGCTGGTCCAAACAATCTTGCCATCTGCAAAGGCATCTTAGATTCAGAAACCATTTCTTGAAtctatatatagattttttttttttaatcaagaatctatatatatatatatatagataaagcAAAGAATATCTCCCTTAATAGTTAATACAAACAAGAGGCGTCGACATAAAGCTGCGGattttaaaacttgaaattttttggtttaaaataagTCTGAAccagataaaagaaaaaaaaatatacttacaGGAACAGTGGATtggttcttcttcctcttgggTCTTGTGTTGGAGACAAGGAGTGAGTTGGTGGTACAATAACTCTGTTTGTCTGAATAAGCAGGTTTCAGCTTTGTTGGTAACAACATGTTCGCTGACAAACTACACATCTCtgctttatctctctctctctctctctctgttgaaccaaatcaagcttcaattttttttttcagaattgtGACAGAAAGATGAATACAGAGAGACCCTTTAAGCGAGGTTTGGAAGCAAATAGAGTTCTAGCGTGTTTGTAATCGAAAGCTTGAGACTTTATGGAAACCCCAGATCGAGGCTTGAAGCTTTAGCTTGAGATATTTATCTTCTCTCTTCCTGGAATTTAGGggttctgatgatgatgatgcgtATTGGGTTGGTTCTTGTTGTGTGTCTAAATGGTGTTTGCTTCACGTTTTCACACTTGATGATTGCCCAAATCTTAGATACTctgttttggaatttttttttctgagcaTAGAGAGTGCCACGTGTCCTCCAAATCCTTTGAATGAGCTGCCCATGTGGCGTCATGGTGGGGGCCGTGGGGCTAACAAGTCGCACCTTTAATTATCATTTGGATTTACTTAATCCAGAGATAAAGACAAGAGATTAGGCTCTCACCGAACCTTGATCACGAACTGGTTTGGAATTTAGATGTCAAAAATGAAGATTAGTCACGATCAAAACCATCCTCCACTAAAGAAAACAGATTAGAAAACATATCACTATTGAAACAGAACATGAACAGAGAGTAATATTTAACAATAATGTTCTTGAAATTGGCTTTTTTCACCTGTTTTCGCTGGCCGTGGCTGcgcaaaaaaaaatgattaatttcCCACCGGAAAATGTGACGTGGACGACTAACAAGACCCTCCTTGTTTCTCACGGTAACAGTTCTGATAGTCTCCAACGCTTATTTCTTTAACATGTGTTGCAAACAGTATGAGATCTTTCTCAAGTGCATTGCAGTTTGAACACTCCTCTGTTT is part of the Raphanus sativus cultivar WK10039 unplaced genomic scaffold, ASM80110v3 Scaffold0665, whole genome shotgun sequence genome and encodes:
- the LOC108849551 gene encoding protein FIZZY-RELATED 2-like, with product MEDPTASNVTPPPSNSSTNINPTTPSMNTPIISLESRINRLINANQSPSPSRSIYSDRFIPSRSGSNYALFDLAKDGREDGAGSYATLLRAAMFGPETPEKRDITGFSTSRNIFRFKTETNRRTDLFSPFVSDDDDGPGVSQSPIKKLRKVSRSPHKVLDAPALQDDFYLNLVDWSAQNVLAVGLGNCVYLWNACSSKVTKLCDLGADESVCSVGWAFRGTHLAVGTSTGKVQIWDAARCKRTRTMEGHSLRVGALAWSSSVLSSGSRDESILQRDIRCQEDHVSKLTGHKSEVCGLKWSHDNRELASGGGSDNLLFVWNQHSTQPVLKCSEHTAAVKAIAWSPHVHGLLASGGGTADRCIRFWNTTKNTHLSSIDTCSQVCNLAWSKNVNELVSTHGYSQNQIIVWKYPTMSKIATLTGHTHRVLYLAVSPDGQTIVTGAGDETLRFWNVFPSPKSQNTDSDIGSTFFGRTTIR
- the LOC108849678 gene encoding magnesium dechelatase SGR1, chloroplastic-like, which gives rise to MCSLSANMLLPTKLKPAYSDKQSYCTTNSLLVSNTRPKRKKNQSTVPMARLFGPAIFESSKLKVLFLGVDDKKHPPTLPRTYTLTHSDITAKLTLAISHSINNSQLQGWANRIYRDEVVAEWKKVKGNMSLHVHCHISGAHFLLDLFPKFRYYIFSKELPVVLNAIVHGDGNLLNSYPELQEALVWVYFHSNVDEFNRVECWGPLWEATSHDGHRTQTLPETLCKEECGCCFPTVSSIPWSHSLTNEGVTDYPGTQAEGMSTPSPEKI